The following are from one region of the Nicotiana tabacum cultivar K326 chromosome 3, ASM71507v2, whole genome shotgun sequence genome:
- the LOC107810763 gene encoding protein LONGIFOLIA 1 — protein MSARMLSSITEDHQKDLQKQIGCMNGLFQLFDRHHFLTGRRLHGQNHKRLLTGATDRMEPKCTMQPPKEKTQREVASRSKVALSSESSKASPKLEQSKSSQQEQPSCSQSNLPETPSKIQLYKQPSSSSHSGRQSPDFRDVVKDSMHREARSLSVKTITKVEGRVHVMKHIDSPRPFQQSNCVKPSDGTRQVTAKFREAPCNSKEDKVGLLKHAPKDHPRFSYDERESREAMRPSIRLKDLPRLSLDSREQSFRSSASESRSNFLLGDHKRSSSVVAKLMGLEAFPNSIPSNETETVTPKSFPANDSVSVTTKTAEKSKNNQVTRSPQINEKDFSSPRMKSTNSIMRAASTSRLPLEPAPWRQQEANRTSHKSSAINTDVELSVKTPKLSSSVYGEMEKRITELEFRKSGKDLRALKQILEAMQKTKARLEVQTEEQADSDANLEIVQKRQQCDLLSPTIKGTRPPKRSESLNMTLKQSREDTADKKTWKDVTPRANNVRDSGWRLPSLDKKTKEGRSRAVPNPTLRQQKEGSYPALGRNSGTVSPRPQQKKQSCPTTTSPEFSRVRRQSIKQSTEPGSSKRRQQAKPNNLLRVDEELSEISSGTRNFSEQGDAASVQSESNNSLSSHAEGEVTSRNLSFKVNAKRLEDAKDKSDMVRFSEDRPMAELAIGTIEQPSPVSVLDTTFYEEDSPSPVKKKTTAFRVEDAADELWYLDYQDHSLYSTRIDHGTETNQKKLERIKDLVHQLRLLDSDQEANMDRLESFSHNHNPDHRYITKVLLASGILKDVDSVSMAIQLQSSGHLIDPKLFHILEQTEEHSMPEYGHSKNSARIKFNQKMHRKNVFDTVDEILVHKLASESCLLQGRDRFCGQQLLRELKSDVDHLNAKKISMDSEDDELISILNADMRHQSEDWTNCQTEIPALILDVERLIYKDLITEIISDEAREQQIRPRRHCRQLFTK, from the exons ATGTCAGCAAGAATGCTATCTTCTATAACAGAGGACCACCAAAAAGATCTACAGAAGCAAATTGGATGCATGAATGGGTTGTTTCAGTTGTTCGATAGACACCATTTTCTCACTGGCAGACGTCTCCATGGTCAAAATCACAAAAGGCTACTCACAG GTGCCACGGATAGGATGGAGCCCAAATGTACAATGCAACCACCTAAG GAAAAGACTCAAAGGGAGGTGGCCAGCAGGAGCAAAGTTGCACTCTCAAGTGAGTCTTCCAAAGCCTCCCCAAAACTTGAACAAAGTAAAAGTTCACAACAAGAGCAACCTTCTTGCAGTCAAAGTAACTTGCCAGAAACTCCTTCGAAAATCCAGTTATACAAGCAGCCAAGTTCTTCATCTCATTCTGGCCGACAATCTCCTGATTTCCGGGATGTTGTTAAGGACTCCATGCACAGGGAAGCCCGTAGTTTATCTGTAAAAACCATCACCAAAGTGGAAGGTAGAGTCCATGTGATGAAGCACATAGATTCTCCGAGGCCATTTCAGCAGTCAAACTGTGTGAAGCCATCTGATGGAACAAGGCAAGTAACTGCTAAGTTTCGTGAAGCACCTTGCAATTCaaaagaagataaagttggtCTGCTAAAGCATGCACCAAAAGATCATCCACGTTTCTCTTACGATGAAAGAGAATCAAGAGAAGCGATGCGTCCTTCGATAAGGCTAAAGGATCTTCCCAGACTGTCACTGGACAGTAGAGAACAGTCCTTCAGGAGCTCTGCCTCTGAATCCAGATCAAATTTTCTTTTAGGAGATCATAAAAGATCTTCCAGTGTTGTAGCAAAGCTGATGGGATTGGAAGCTTTTCCAAATTCCATTCCCTCAAATGAAACCGAGACAGTGACGCCTAAGTCTTTCCCTGCCAATGATTCTGTTTCCGTAACAACGAAAACAGCTGAAAAGAGCAAGAATAATCAAGTCACACGGTCACCACAGATTAATGAAAAGGATTTCAGCTCCCCACGAATGAAATCTACCAATTCAATCATGAGAGCAGCGTCAACTTCACGGCTTCCACTAGAACCTGCTCCCTGGAGGCAACAAGAGGCCAACAGAACCTCCCACAAGTCATCTGCAATAAACACAGATGTGGAACTTTCGGTCAAAACTCCAAAGTTATCTTCCTCTGTCTATGGCGAAATGGAGAAAAGGATAACTGAACTTGAGTTTAGAAAATCTGGGAAGGATCTCAGAGCTCTGAAACAGATTCTTGAAGCAATGCAGAAGACAAAAGCAAGGTTAGAGGTCCAAACAGAAGAGCAGGCAGACTCTGACGCGAACTTGGAAATAGTGCAGAAAAGGCAGCAATGCGACCTGCTATCTCCAACCATAAAGGGAACTCGCCCACCAAAAAGGTCAGAATCTTTGAATATGACTCTGAAACAATCCAGGGAGGATACAGCTGACAAGAAAACTTGGAAAGATGTGACACCTAGAGCGAACAATGTCAGAGATTCTGGTTGGCGTCTTCCTTCCTTGGATAAGAAGACAAAAGAAGGAAGATCAAGGGCAGTGCCAAACCCAACATTACGACAACAAAAGGAAGGAAGCTATCCTGCATTAGGAAGGAATTCTGGAACTGTAAGTCCAAGACCACAACAGAAGAAGCAATCTTGTCCAACCACTACATCACCAGAATTCAGCAGGGTCAGAAGGCAATCGATTAAGCAATCCACAGAACCAGGCTCTTCAAAAAGGAGACAGCAAGCAAAACCCAACAATCTGCTCCGAGTTGATGAGGAATTGAGTGAAATCAGCAGCGGCACAAGAAATTTCAGCGAGCAAGGTGATGCAGCTTCTGTGCAATCAGAAAGCAACAACAGTTTGAGCTCACATGCAGAGGGAGAAGTCACAAGCAGAAATCTTTCCTTTAAGGTTAATGCTAAAAGACTAGAGGACGCCAAAGACAAA AGTGACATGGTGAGGTTTAGTGAAGACAGACCAATGGCTGAACTTGCAATTGGTACAATTGAACAACCAAGTCCTGTCTCAGTGCTTGATACCACATTCTATGAAGAAGATTCACCATCTCCTGTGAAGAAGAAGACGACTGCATTTAGAG TTGAGGACGCTGCTGATGAGTTATGGTACCTAGATTACCAGGATCATTCACTGTACAGCACGAGGATAGATCATGGCACTGAGACCAACCAGAAGAAATTAGAGCGTATCAAGGACCTGGTTCACCAGCTCAGACTACTGGACTCCGACCAAGAAGCAAACATGGACCGACTTGAATCCTTCAGCCACAATCATAATCCTGATCACAGATACATCACTAAGGTACTACTGGCATCTGGCATTCTCAAGGACGTGGACTCTGTATCCATGGCCATTCAGCTTCAATCATCCGGCCATCTGATCGATCCGAAGCTATTTCATATCCTGGAACAGACTGAGGAACACAGCATGCCAGAATATGGACACAGTAAAAACAGTGCTCGGATAAAGTTTAATCAGAAAATGCACAGAAAGAATGTCTTTGACACAGTCGATGAGATCCTTGTCCACAAACTAGCTTCAGAAAGCTGTTTATTGCAGGGACGAGATCGTTTCTGTGGACAGCAGCTTCTGAGGGAACTGAAGTCAGACGTAGACCACCTTAATGCTAAGAAGATTAGCATGGACTCTGAAGACGATGAATTGATAAGTATTCTAAATGCAGATATGAGGCATCAGTCGGAAGATTGGACAAATTGTCAAACTGAGATTCCAGCATTGATTTTGGATGTCGAGCGCTTAATATATAAAGACCTTATTACAGAAATTATTAGTGATGAAGCCAGAGAGCAGCAGATAAGACCAAGAAGGCATTGTAGACAACTATTTACTAAGTAA